The genomic region TTGCTTGTAAGATATCGAGACGAGCGATCGCCGCAAAGTTAATTAGAGGCGTAGCATTACAAATAACTGTCACAGTTGCCTAATAACCTGCTCCGATTGAGTCGATATCCTCAGCTAAGTCTGTTTCGTTGTAATGACGCTCTATGTGATGTTGACCCAGTAGTTGCTGAAACTCCCAAACTGATAAATTAGCTAAGCGACGAGCTTGACCAAAAGTAAAAATCTGACGCGCATACAGCTGGAGCGCGATTTCTCTTAAAATTGCCCCTTCTCCTTGATTGAGTGTATCTGGAGAGATTTCTATTCCCATTGAATCTACAAAGTGACTCATCTGTGGCTTTTGCTCATTCTGCTTTCAGGATAGATCGTCAACCGTTAGAGCAATAGAGGTAATTTGTCTATTTCTACATCTAATTCTAGAACGCGATCGCGCTCGTTGCTCGTTACCTACGGTTATTGCTGTGCGCTGCTTTTATCCTCATAATAGCCCGATCGATTCGGTGTGAATTTCGGTGTCGATAAAACCACTTGATTGCAAAATCTTTGCCTCATAGGAATTACAGCATTTTGCTTATCGGACTGAAAATCCTCGTGTCACCAGTTCAATTCTGGTTCCTGGCATTTAGTAAAAGCAAGCAATCCAACGACTTTAAAGGGATTCAGCCTTTTCGGATTGCGTTTAGTTGTCCCACTTGATGTCGCTTCTAGTTGGGTGCTTGGTTCAGAAGATACAAGGCTTGGGGATTCTTCTGGTGTTTCAGGTTTTGGTGTTGCAGTTGCGTACTGACTAACTGCTTTAACTGTTGCGAAGAATCCATCAAAAATCGACTCGACACCAAAAATCTATACTACATCTACAATAATCGCTGATTGAACGCACGCGATAAAACTAATCCGCCCGCTCCAGTACCAGTACCCAGTCGCGATCGCGACCGTGGGATGGCGGAACGAAGCGTTTCGTGCCAGCCGCAGCGAATTCGCCGATCGCCTGCCAAGTCCCTTGACGCGGGTTAAACCAGCGTGCTTTCACCCGCTCGCCTGAAATTTTATCCATTTGAATTGTTAGAGCATTACTAGTTGGAAGATAGAGCATGACATAGCTGCCATCAGCATTCCGTGTCGCCTGAATGTGATTGAGTTGCTCGCTCTGCCCGTTTGCGATCGAGGAGCGATCTGGAATCCGCGTTAGAAACGGTTGCGACTCCATCAGATTGCGTAGATATGTCATTTGACCCGCACCTGGCGCATCAAGGGATTTGAACCACGGGATGTCCGCACCTCTCCCCAGCTGTTCGCCTTCACGAACCCAACCAATAAAGCTGCGATGACCGTAGGTATGACCGAAGCCACCAGCAAACACAGCCCAGTATGCCGCTTTACGAACGTGCCAAGGCTGGATTCGCTTGTCCGGTGGGGCATTTCTACTGAGAGAAAGCGAATCTTCGTATGCGACTTCGGCATCCAGCGTTGGCTTTGGTGGTTCTTTTGCATAGTCTGCGGCGATCGTTTTGTAGTTACGAAACTCGAAAGAAGTTGTAGTTTGAATCATGTTAAAGTCGAGCCACTTTTCCTGGTGCAGATGGCGCGAAGACGAGCGACCGCCACCGCGAGGGTGGTAAGTCATCAATGTCGTGCTGTAATCTGCTTGCCCATCAAATCGCGCCTCACCGTTCGCGCCATCCGCAATTCCCTCGGCTATGGCGCGGGTCATTCTCAGTCGTTCTGGATTGTCAACGTCCCGCTCGCGCACCGGATCTCCGCCCATCACCCAAATCAAGTGCGATTTATGCCGCCAACGGTTGCCAAGAAAATGTCCGTAGCGATAAGCAATCGCAGGGTTCTGAACTATTGGGTCGTGATTCGGCACGTTGTTAGCCCAAATCGGCAGCAGAGCCAGATAGAGTCTGTGCGCTTCAGCCTGCGCAACAAACCAGTCAGCCATGTCCCAATAATCGTTGTTAGCACCGTTAGCAATCTGAGGTTGGGCAAAGTTGCCTCGGATAAACGCCGCTTGACCGTAAGCATTTGTACTCTCGGCGTTCCTAACCAAACGACACTGAATCACGTTGAATCTCTTGGCGGCGCGATCTTCGAGATAGCGTAACACGGAAGGTTGATTGTGCGCATCCTCGCGCGTTGCCTTCTGAAGAATTGCCCACGACGTATCGCCCAGCCAAAAGAAAGGCGAACCATCCTCTTTCACCAAAAACCGACCGTTGTGACTGACACGCAGTTGGCTCAATTTACTCGTTCGCGCTCCTGCCATGACAGTATTGCAACTCGATAAGAGGAAACAGACAGCGAGCGGTAACATCCAAAGCAAAAAACGTCTCATAGTTTTCTAGCCTCTGGGTTCAGTCGAGTCAAAAATTCTAGGGTTGCAACAGCTCAAACAACTGTTGTTTGCCTTTTTGTAGATATCGAGTGACAGTCATCGGACTCACACCAAGGTATTGAGCTGCTTTTTTGCGAGAAAATTGCTGGAGGAAGACCAATTCAACTGCCTTGCGAGTATTTTCTTCCAACTGGTTCATAGCGAAGTGCAATTGTTGCTGCTCTTCTTCTGGCTGTAAAGTGCAAGAACGTCGCTCTGCTATGGTATCGGCTAGTTGAATCTGACCATCGGACTCTCGAACCAAGGTACTATCTAAACTGAAGACGTGGCAATTTTGAATGGCTAATTGGCTTTCTCCCCATTCTGACAGCGAGACGTGCAGCGATCGCGCAATCTCTAAATCTGTCGGAAGACGACCCAGAGAAGAAGTTAATTGTTGGCAAACTTTTTGCCCGCGAGCGTGAAGCTCTTGCCAGCGGCGGGGGATTTTTACCACTCCTGCACGATCGCGGATAAAATGTAAAATTTCACCGCGAATATAAGGAATTGCAAAAGAACTAAAAGCATATCCTCGATCGGGATTAAAGCGCTCGATCGCGCGAATCAAACCGAAGTATCCAATCTGCTCTAAATCTTCATACGGCTCGGGAGAGCGATGGTACAATTGACGAGCCATCTGGCGTACTAAACCAGCGTGCCTTCTCACCAGTCGATTGCGTAACCAGAGCGAAGGCTTTTGATAGTAAGAAATCAACAGCTCGATCTCATCAGAGTAGACGTTAGTTTGAGACACCACCATAAAACACCTCAACCGCGAACGTTATCGAGCGACCACCGCAGAAATTTGAGTCGAGCCGGGAAAGTTCTCGGTCATGCGCTCCATCTTTTGCAGCAACTAGCTTGAGAGATTCTCGATCGCAACGATCGCTCTCGCACGTCGAGCGCTGCTAGCAAATGTTACAAGCGCTCTGAATCTAACTTCCGGCATCTTTGCTTTTGGCTTATTCTCTACTCATACTAAAAGCTTGTCAATTGCACACAGGTACGGGAAAGTTCAGGAGCGATCGCTTGTGATGATGTTATCCCGGTGGCGCGCCCTATTTGCTCGCTCTCTAGATTGCACGTCTTTTGACTGACGAGCGTGGTTTTCCTGCCGTGCGACAACGAGCCGCCGTTGCTGCCGCTGGATTTTTCCCTCTGCTTCTAACCGCTGAAGGATTGTGGTCACCGTGACCCGATTCGTCCCCAGCGTCTGAGCCAACTGCTGATGGGTGAGCGGCAGATCGAGCAAGCGACCGTTTTCCACGTCACGACCGAATTTTTGACTCAACCACAAGAGAAGCTGCCACAACTTCTGAGACAGGGGATTGAGATGAACAATGCTCAGGAGTTCTTCGGTTTGCTGCTGCTGGTGAATGATGGCATCGGTGAAATGCGATCGCTGAGTGTAGGAACAGCAACTGATGACGACATCTGTGAGGCAGTGGATTTCGTAAGGTCGCACTCGTGACAATCGGTGTCCCACCACATCTCCCACTCCCCAATAGCCCAAGCAAACTAGCTCGCCTTCAGCAGTCCAAGTCATACTACAGACGATACCTGATTCGATCCGCCATAAAACTTCGCTGTGTTCTGGGAGCTGCGCGCGACGCTTCCATTGCTGTTGGAGCGGTGGAGTGACTAAGCCAACGAGCGGATTTGACTGTTGCATAAAACTCCATCAATTGAGCTTTTTGGTCAACTCATTCGCGACTAGCAGCCGCTACAGCTAGACTTGTTGGTACACCGCCTCGGATGCGACAAACAGACCGAGCGGAACTCGTCACTTCACATCGGCAAAGTATCAACGAACTAACCGAGAGCGTAGCTATGAAATTCATCCAAAGAATAGTTATATTTGCTCAAGTCACGCAAGCTACTTCAGATACCGAATCAAAAACTCTTTCTTTAGATAGAGGCGCAACAAAAAATTTAGTATAAATTTACACGTTTCAACTTTACAAAATTTTATTCTCGACTTGACTAGATTGACAAATCATATAGGCTTCTCTAAGGTAAGGCTCTCAAATTTTTGGAATTGCTATCTAAGCCGTTCTGCTTAATACGGATCTATTATTCTTAAAAAAATTTCGCCCGCAGAATCGAAACAATTGCTCTAACTTGTTTGCGGAAATTCGAGAGTAGCTATTGTAGCTGCTTCAAAAGTCAAGCAGAAAATCTTCAGCAGGTAGGAGTCATATGACAGAAGTATTGAAGCTTAATTCTAGAAAAGGCGCTGGGGTTTTATTAAGGCGATTTGGCTTTACCCAAAAGAACACAAGCATGTAATGTCTGGCAGGAATAAATACATAACCGCCCGAGCGAACTTTACCGCATGAGAAATTATGCACATATCCGATCTTTACCGTGCAACAATCGGTCGCCTCGTTGCCGCTATTCATCCCAGGAAACATCCGAAGCTCTTATTCCTCTGCTGTGCGTTCATCCTCAGTGCTATTCTGCCATTTTCTTTCGCCTGCGCCGACTTGAAGACCGACGTGCCGCAGCGAGGAGACAGGAACGTTATCTTCGGCGTGAACGACGGCACTGGATACGACGACTCCCAGGAGTTCAGCCAGATGGTGTCAGGGCGCATCTCTGCCCTTGGTCTCACCGCAGTCCGCACCGGCGCAGACAAGATGAAGTGCGAGCGGGAGGGTGAACCGTGCGATTTCTCTCGGCGCGACGTAGTGATTCAAGAACACTTGGCTAAAGGGTTAGCCCTTCACAT from Chroococcidiopsis sp. SAG 2025 harbors:
- a CDS encoding Crp/Fnr family transcriptional regulator — encoded protein: MQQSNPLVGLVTPPLQQQWKRRAQLPEHSEVLWRIESGIVCSMTWTAEGELVCLGYWGVGDVVGHRLSRVRPYEIHCLTDVVISCCSYTQRSHFTDAIIHQQQQTEELLSIVHLNPLSQKLWQLLLWLSQKFGRDVENGRLLDLPLTHQQLAQTLGTNRVTVTTILQRLEAEGKIQRQQRRLVVARQENHARQSKDVQSRERANRARHRDNIITSDRS
- a CDS encoding glycoside hydrolase family 140 protein; this encodes MRRFLLWMLPLAVCFLLSSCNTVMAGARTSKLSQLRVSHNGRFLVKEDGSPFFWLGDTSWAILQKATREDAHNQPSVLRYLEDRAAKRFNVIQCRLVRNAESTNAYGQAAFIRGNFAQPQIANGANNDYWDMADWFVAQAEAHRLYLALLPIWANNVPNHDPIVQNPAIAYRYGHFLGNRWRHKSHLIWVMGGDPVRERDVDNPERLRMTRAIAEGIADGANGEARFDGQADYSTTLMTYHPRGGGRSSSRHLHQEKWLDFNMIQTTTSFEFRNYKTIAADYAKEPPKPTLDAEVAYEDSLSLSRNAPPDKRIQPWHVRKAAYWAVFAGGFGHTYGHRSFIGWVREGEQLGRGADIPWFKSLDAPGAGQMTYLRNLMESQPFLTRIPDRSSIANGQSEQLNHIQATRNADGSYVMLYLPTSNALTIQMDKISGERVKARWFNPRQGTWQAIGEFAAAGTKRFVPPSHGRDRDWVLVLERAD
- a CDS encoding UPF0175 family protein — translated: MSHFVDSMGIEISPDTLNQGEGAILREIALQLYARQIFTFGQARRLANLSVWEFQQLLGQHHIERHYNETDLAEDIDSIGAGY
- a CDS encoding sigma-70 family RNA polymerase sigma factor; the encoded protein is MVVSQTNVYSDEIELLISYYQKPSLWLRNRLVRRHAGLVRQMARQLYHRSPEPYEDLEQIGYFGLIRAIERFNPDRGYAFSSFAIPYIRGEILHFIRDRAGVVKIPRRWQELHARGQKVCQQLTSSLGRLPTDLEIARSLHVSLSEWGESQLAIQNCHVFSLDSTLVRESDGQIQLADTIAERRSCTLQPEEEQQQLHFAMNQLEENTRKAVELVFLQQFSRKKAAQYLGVSPMTVTRYLQKGKQQLFELLQP